In the Helianthus annuus cultivar XRQ/B chromosome 11, HanXRQr2.0-SUNRISE, whole genome shotgun sequence genome, one interval contains:
- the LOC110889780 gene encoding polyphenol oxidase I, chloroplastic-like — protein MSSSLLPLTSPFTSTNTQLAFKARTNQTQGFRVSCNSAQDDQADKKLILPESQKLVVPNVDRRNLLVGLGGLYTAVNLPGAMAAPITAPDITSICKDASAGIRNQEGAIRTRKCCPPSLGKKIKEFQFPTENSVRKRWPAHAGTPKQVDDYRRAIQAMRDLPDEHPHSFVSQAKIHCAYCNGGYTQVDSGFPEIDIQIHNSWLFFPFHRWYLYFYERILGKLINEPNFALPYWKWDEPRGMPIPEMFVPETVNGKPNSLYDVYRDANHIKERIVDLDYDGKDKDIPDFQQVQCNLATVYRDLVRNGGDTLSFFGGEYNAGDPPVENSDPSVGSVEAGSHTAVHRWVGDPKQPNQEDMGNFYSAGYDPAFYIHHANVDRMWKLWKELRLPGHVEPTDPDWLNASYVFYDENEDLVRVYNKDCVDLGKLKYNFIENSKEVFPWRKSRPPQRRRSSQVATTGEVKTVDKVRFPVRLSEILKVRVKRPAVNRSDEEKEKANEVLLIKGIKYDSGKFVKFDVFVNDKLKEGEITTPCDPEYAGGFAQIPHSDMRSMFMKSSARFGLTELLEDTNTEGEEYATVTLVPRVGCDDLTVGQIKIELVPVRKV, from the coding sequence ATGTCCTCTTCACTACTTCCACTCACCTCCCCATTCACATCCACTAACACCCAACTAGCCTTCAAGGCTCGAACCAATCAAACCCAAGGGTTTAGAGTCTCATGCAATAGTGCACAAGATGACCAAGCTGACAAGAAACTCATACTCCCTGAGTCCCAAAAGCTTGTGGTTCCCAATGTGGACCGCAGGAACCTGTTGGTAGGACTTGGCGGCCTGTACACGGCCGTCAACCTACCTGGGGCAATGGCTGCCCCGATAACAGCTCCTGACATCACGTCCATTTGCAAGGACGCGAGTGCGGGCATTAGGAACCAAGAAGGGGCTATCAGGACAAGAAAATGTTGTCCTCCTAGCCTCGGGAAAAAGATAAAAGAGTTCCAGTTTCCTACCGAAAACTCGGTTAGGAAACGATGGCCCGCACATGCGGGCACACCGAAGCAGGTGGACGATTATAGACGAGCCATCCAAGCTATGCGAGATCTCCCAGATGAACACCCGCACAGCTTCGTCAGCCAAGCTAAAATCCATTGTGCTTACTGCAACGGTGGTTACACTCAAGTCGATAGCGGTTTCCCCGAAATCGATATCCAGATCCACAACTCATGGCTCTTCTTTCCGTTCCATCGTTGGTACCTATATTTCTACGAAAGAATCCTCGGAAAGTTGATTAACGAGCCGAACTTTGCCTTACCGTACTGGAAATGGGACGAACCACGCGGAATGCCGATTCCGGAAATGTTTGTACCCGAAACCGTTAATGGCAAGCCAAACTCCTTGTATGATGTTTACAGGGATGCCAATCATATCAAAGAAAGGATAGTGGATCTAGACTACGATGGTAAGGATAAGGACATTCCAGATTTTCAACAAGTACAGTGTAATCTTGCAACAGTGTACCGAGATTTGGTCAGAAACGGAGGTGATACACTAAGTTTCTTTGGTGGCGAATACAATGCGGGTGATCCGCCAGTTGAAAACAGCGACCCGTCAGTCGGGTCCGTGGAAGCTGGTAGTCACACGGCCGTGCACAGATGGGTAGGCGACCCGAAACAGCCGAACCAAGAGGACATGGGTAACTTTTACTCCGCGGGGTATGACCCCGCGTTCTACATCCACCATGCGAATGTAGACCGCATGTGGAAACTATGGAAGGAGTTGCGCCTTCCGGGACACGTAGAACCTACTGATCCCGACTGGTTAAACGCGTCGTATGTGTTCTATGACGAGAATGAGGATCTTGTGCGTGTGTATAACAAAGACTGCGTCGACCTAGGGAAGCTTAAGTATAATTTTATCGAGAATTCGAAGGAAGTGTTCCCGTGGCGCAAGAGTCGACCACCGCAACGTAGAAGGAGCTCGCAGGTTGCAACGACCGGAGAGGTGAAGACGGTGGACAAAGTTAGGTTCCCGGTGCGTCTAAGCGAGATCTTGAAGGTTCGTGTGAAGCGGCCCGCGGTGAACAGGAGTGATGAAGAAAAGGAGAAGGCGAACGAGGTGTTGTTGATCAAGGGAATTAAGTATGATAGTGGAAAGTTTGTTAAGTTTGATGTGTTTGTGAATGACAAACTTAAGGAAGGCGAGATTACGACGCCATGCGATCCCGAGTACGCGGGTGGGTTTGCACAAATTCCGCATAGCGATATGAGGAGCATGTTTATGAAGAGTTCTGCGAGGTTTGGGCTGACGGAGCTGTTGGAGGACACAAACACCGAAGGCGAAGAGTATGCAACGGTGACATTGGTGCCACGGGTAGGGTGTGACGATCTAACCGTCGGCCAAATCAAGATCGAGTTGGTTCCTGTTCGAAAAGTCTAG